One Papaver somniferum cultivar HN1 chromosome 10, ASM357369v1, whole genome shotgun sequence genomic window carries:
- the LOC113316716 gene encoding zinc finger A20 and AN1 domain-containing stress-associated protein 1-like: MSPTSKVLPKFAVGNKERFCSVSHVPGCVLWNFGENYGKNQGFTKFWCGFFGTGANMNLCSQWYRDQLKADEQSSLAKAAFEKSANPKRALTTTQEESVFSSDFSVAYEIGASPSSASSDSATSTSNGESGIVAKNRCFSCKKKLGLTADKCKCGPVFCSAHPYPEKHSCEFDYQGVGRDILAKLNPQAIKHKTSDQVSERRRTILKQKELFKHHS, encoded by the exons ATGTCTCCAACATCTAAAG ttttgccAAAGTTTGCAGTGGGTAATAAAGAAAGATTTTGTTCAG TTAGTCATGTTCCAGGTTGTGTTTTATGGAATTTTGGGGAAAATTACGGCAAAAATCAGGGGTTTACTAAATTTTG gtgtggATTTTTCGGAACAGGGGCGAATATGAACTTATGTAGCCAGTGGTACAGGGATCAACTCAAGGCAGATGAACAATCAAGCTTAGCCAAAGCGGCTTTCGAGAAATCTGCAAACCCTAAGAGAGCTCTTACAACGACCCAGGAAGAATCAGTCTTCTCAAGTGATTTTAGTGTTGCATACGAGATTGGGGCTTCGCCAAGTTCAGCATCATCGGATTCAGCAACATCCACTAGTAATGGAGAAAGCGGTATAGTAGCGAAGAATAGGTGTTTTAGTTGTAAAAAGAAACTCGGATTGACAGCGGATAAGTGCAAGTGTGGACCAGTTTTCTGCTCGGCTCACCCCTACCCGGAGAAGCATTCATGTGAATTCGATTACCAGGGCGTTGGGAGAGATATACTTGCGAAATTGAATCCTCAA GCTATCAAACACAAAACATCTGATCAGGTTTCTGAAAGACGTAGAACAATTCTTAAACAGAAAGAACTATTTAAGCATCACAGTTAG
- the LOC113316717 gene encoding zinc finger A20 and AN1 domain-containing stress-associated protein 1-like, with product MASQDSLNGCEAHILCVNRCGFFVTAANMNLCSKCYRDQLKADEQSILAKAALEKSANPKKALTTQAESVGSSDSSVAYKTTASPSSASSDSATSTSNGESRTVAKNRCFSCNKKLGLTAVKCKCGPVLCSAHRYPEKHSCEFDYQGVGREILAKF from the coding sequence ATGgcatcacaagacagtttaaatGGATGCGAAGCACATATactttgtgtaaacaggtgtggATTTTTCGTAACAGCGGCAAATATGAACTTATGTAGCAAGTGCTACAGGGATCAACTCAAGGCAGATGAACAATCAATTTTAGCCAAAGCGGCTTTAGAGAAATCTGCAAACCCTAAGAAAGCTCTTACAACCCAAGCAGAATCAGTCGGCTCAAGTGATTCTAGTGTTGCATACAAGACTACGGCTTCGCCAAGTTCAGCATCATCCGATTCAGCAACATCCACTAGTAACGGAGAAAGCAGAACAGTAGCGAAGAATAGGTGTTTTAGTTGTAATAAGAAACTCGGATTGACAGCGGTTAAGTGCAAGTGTGGACCAGTTTTATGCTCGGCTCACCGCTACCCGGAGAAGCATTCATGTGAATTCGACTACCAGGGCGTTGGAAGAGAAATACTTGCGAAATTTTAA